The Streptomyces sp. NBC_00162 sequence CCCGTAGCCCGAGGCGTGCACGGACTCGACCCGGCCGATGCCGGCGAGCAGCTGCCAGGGCAGCTTGCAGCCGGGGAGCGCCGCGGCCACGGACACCTCGGCGCGGTGGTAGGCGTCGAGGGCGGTCGCGGGTATCCCGCTGGCCCCCTCCGGCGCGGCCTGCCCGGCGGGCACCTGCGGATCGGCGACCTCCCCGGGCAGGTCCAGCCGGGCGTCACCGCGGTCGGTGGCCTGCGGGCTGTCGGGAGTCGGCTCGGACTCGCCCGCGTCGGCGGTCGACGGGCTGGTCACGACCGCGGCGGTGGTCAGGCTGGCCGCGAGGGCGGCGGTGCACAGGACCTTGCGCGAGGTGTTGACGAGGTGACGGTGAAGCGGCTTCACAGTGCGGCGATCCCCCCAGGAGCCGTCAAGTTATACGACCGGTCGGGCCGTGAATATCCACTGTCTATCAGGTATTCGCAGGAGACTCGCCGTCACCCCGGGAGATGTGACGGACCATTCGTCTCGGCTTCACCGGACTCTCATGACCGAACGAACAGAGGACCTAAGTCCCTGCCCGAATAACCCCAAAGACCCCCGGTTTCACCCTAGTCCGCTGCTTACGCTGGTATTTATGGCGACCAGTACCAAGAAGGACCAGCGCCGCGAGGCCCGCGAGCGGCTCCACGCGGAACGCGAGGCCGCGGCGCGTCGCGCGAAGCTGCGCGGCCGGCTCCTCATCGGCGGCGCGGTGGCCTCCGCACTCGCCCTCGCGACCGTCGTCGGCGTCCTCGCGGCGGACTCCTCCGGCGCGGGCGACGACGAGGCGGCGGGCAAGCCGTTCGTGCGGCCCGCCCACACCACCGGCAAGGACGGGATCGTGGTCCCGTACGGCAAGCCGGACGCCCAGCACGTCCTGACGATCTGGGTGGACCCCCGCTGCCCGTTCTGCGCGGGAGCCGAACAGGGCCTGGGCCCCACCATCAAGGAACAGGCCGACGCCGGCGCCTACCGGGTCGAGTACCGCTTCGCGACCTTCCTGGACAAGTCCCTCGGCGGCGGCAAGGGCTCCAAGCGCGCCCTCAACGCCCTGGGCGCGGCGGTCAACGAGAGCCCCGAGAAGTTCATGGAGTACGTCCACGTCATCTTCGAGAACCACCCGGAGAACGAGACGGACGACAAGTTCGCCTCCACCGCCACCCTCCTGGAACTCGCGGACCAGGTCCCGGGCCTGCCGACGCCCGCGTTCAACCAGGCCGTCAAGGAACTCACCTACATGCCCTGGGTGGAGAAGGTCGGCCAGGCCTTCCACGACGAGAACATCAACGGCACCCCGGCGGTGTTCATCGACGGCAAGAGGATCATCCTCAACTCGGGCAAAGGCATCGAATCCATCACCCCGGACGCCTTCAAGCAGCTGATCACGGACAGCCGGAAGCCGTAACCCGCCGGTTAGGGCATTCAGCCGTCACGAAGAGCGACAATCCTCTCACCATATGTAACTTCGCAGTGCCGGAATCCCCACGAGATAGGCACGCGATGAGGCACGTACGTCACACCCGGACCAGGCGCTGGCGGCGGCTCGCCGTCCTGGCCATGGCCCCGCTACTGGCCCTGTCGGCCACCGCCGCGACCGCGCAGGGGGTGTGGGTGACGACCCCGCCCAAGCCCACCGCCGCCTCCGGCGTGGGCGGGGCCGCCGCGGACTGCCCGGACGGGCTCCGCGGCACCTGTGTGTACGCCGTCGGCGGCACCGGCGACGGCAAGCTGGAGGCGTACAGCCCGGCCAGCGGCACCTGGGCCACCCTTCCGTCGCTGAAGAGCCCCCAACGCCTCCTTCCCGCGACCACCACCGCACCGTGCCCCAGCGGGATCAAGGGCGACTGCGTGTACGCCATCGGAGGGTTCTGGACCGGTATCCCCCAGGCGCCGGCAGAGGCCTACAGCACGGAGACGAACGCCTGGCTGACCCTTCCCGCCCCGCCGACCCTCCGGGGCGGGGCAGCAGCCACGGCACCGTGCCCGGACGGGCTGGGGCTGCGCGGTACGTGCGTGTACGTCATCGGCGGCAGCGACGGCGTCAACTCCCTCGCCACGGTGGAGGCCTACAGCCCGGCGACCAACACCTGGGCCTCACTGACGCCCCTGCAGACGGCGCGCAGCGGCATCGGCGCCTCGGCCGCGCCCTGCCCCGGCGCTCTGGGCCTCAAGGG is a genomic window containing:
- a CDS encoding DsbA family protein is translated as MATSTKKDQRREARERLHAEREAAARRAKLRGRLLIGGAVASALALATVVGVLAADSSGAGDDEAAGKPFVRPAHTTGKDGIVVPYGKPDAQHVLTIWVDPRCPFCAGAEQGLGPTIKEQADAGAYRVEYRFATFLDKSLGGGKGSKRALNALGAAVNESPEKFMEYVHVIFENHPENETDDKFASTATLLELADQVPGLPTPAFNQAVKELTYMPWVEKVGQAFHDENINGTPAVFIDGKRIILNSGKGIESITPDAFKQLITDSRKP
- a CDS encoding Kelch repeat-containing protein; translated protein: MRHVRHTRTRRWRRLAVLAMAPLLALSATAATAQGVWVTTPPKPTAASGVGGAAADCPDGLRGTCVYAVGGTGDGKLEAYSPASGTWATLPSLKSPQRLLPATTTAPCPSGIKGDCVYAIGGFWTGIPQAPAEAYSTETNAWLTLPAPPTLRGGAAATAPCPDGLGLRGTCVYVIGGSDGVNSLATVEAYSPATNTWASLTPLQTARSGIGASAAPCPGALGLKGTCVYAIGGAGAAGNLTSVEVYSPVLNAWQFVAPLPTARFTLSAATAPCPEGMSDGCVYALGGSDNGVTLSTAEAYSPVTNAWVTLPSIPTPRREFGAAAAPCPKNTKSDCVYAIGGFIDGATSTATTEAFAIEREAANPKPKPSTQPRPPADDPFPDSAVDAGPGTAS